From one Onychomys torridus chromosome 12, mOncTor1.1, whole genome shotgun sequence genomic stretch:
- the LOC118594279 gene encoding cell surface glycoprotein CD200 receptor 2-like has protein sequence MYAFGRTPALGLLIFISILVPVSTPVSVQMGTKALLCCPAIPLMKALLITWEIAPRDQPPCRISYRAETRETNKTNCTDRRITWASTPDQSPDLQINAVALDHDGNYSCVMTTSSGNFLDRHDLQVLVPPAVALSPGKNRTAVCEATAGKPAAQIFWTPHGYCKTKNEPHSNGTMSVRSTCYWEQNNVSSVFCFVSHLTGNQTLSIQLNQGVTSMSLHSLLTIVYAKLSLWGIILLIVGFAFFQKKKLLQHLAVLNNGAHSSDNRSALLQI, from the exons ttaGCACTCCAGTGTCTGTACAGATGGGTACAAAGGCTCTGCTGTGTTGCCCTGCTATTCCACTGATGAAAGCATTATTAATAACATGGGAAATAGCCCCAAGAGACCAACCTCCTTGCAGAATATCCTACAGAGCAGAAACTAGGGAGACCAATAAAACCAACTGTACAGACAGGAGAATCACCTGGGCCTCCACACCTGACCAGAGTCCTGACCTTCAGATCAATGCAGTGGCCCTCGATCATGATGGCAATTACTCATGTGTTATGACAACATCTAGTGGAAATTTCCTAGACAGACATGACCTCCAAGTTCTAG TCCCTCCTGCAGTAGCCCTGTCTCCAGGGAAAAATAGAACTGCAGTTTGTGAGGCGACTGCAGGCAAGCCGGCTGCTCagatcttctggactccacatggGTACTGCAAAACAAAGAATGAACCTCACAGCAATGGCACCATGTCTGTCAGGAGCACATGCTACTGGGAGCAGAACAATGTGTCCAGTGTGTTCTGCTTTGTCTCCCATTTGACTGGCAACCAAACTCTGTCCATACAATTGAATCAAG GTGTCACCAGCATGTCACTGCATTCCTTGCTGACCATTGTCTATGCGAAACTTTCCCTTTGGGGAATCATTTTGCTCATCGTGGGATTTGCTTTCTTCCAGAAGAAAAAATTACTTCAG CATCTGGCTGTTTTAAACAATGGAGCCCACAGCTCTGACAACAGGTCTGCCTTGCTGCAGATCTAA